One genomic region from Myripristis murdjan chromosome 7, fMyrMur1.1, whole genome shotgun sequence encodes:
- the LOC115361958 gene encoding tripartite motif-containing protein 16-like isoform X1, whose amino-acid sequence MAQRGIQPDSAKFCCSICLDLLKDPVTIPCGHSYCMNCIKDSWDGEEHKEIYSCPQCRQTFTPRPVLVKNTMLADIVEEMKKMGLQAAPPDLCYAGPGDVACDFCSGRKLKALKSCLVCLASYCEQHLQPHYDIAPLKKHKLVEATVKLQENICSCHDEVMKIFCRTDQQCICYLCSMDEHKGHDNVSAAAERTEKQEELGLSQQKIQQRIQDTEKDVKVLQQEVEAINRSADKAVEDSEKIFTELIRLVEKRRSDVKQQIRSQQEEEVSRAEEVQEKLKQEIAELRRKDTELEQLSHTQDHIHFLQNYPSLSCLSESTHSPSANIRSLSYFEDVTAAVSELRDKLQELLSEEWSKISLTVTGVDVLLPQPEPKTRAEFLQYSCHITLDPNTAHTWLSLSEENRKATLMAEKQSYPSHPDRFTEWKQVLSRESLTGRCYWEVKQKQTVFVAVSYQDISRTGGGVECGFGYNDKSWSLICYNMNFYFRHNNIETKIPLPVSSRVGVYLDHRAGILSFYSVSETMTLLHRVQTTFTQPLHAGLGLYDNGPTAEFCELK is encoded by the coding sequence atggctcagcgaggaattcagccggactctgcaaagttttgctgttccatctgtctggacctgctgaaggatccggtgactattccctgtggacacagctactgcatgaacTGTATTAAAGACtcctgggatggagaggagcacaaggaaatctacagctgcccgcagtgcagacaaaccttcacaccgaggcctgtcctggtgaaaaacaccatgttagcagacatagtggaggaaatgaagaagatgggactccaagctgctcctcctgatctctgctatgctggacctggagatgtggcctgtgatttcTGCTCAGGGAGGAAAttgaaagccctcaagtcctgtctggtgtgtctggcctcttactgtgagcagcacctccagcctcactacgATATCGctccattaaagaaacacaagctggtggaagccactgtgaagcttcaggagaacatctgctcttgtcacgatgaggtgatgaagattttctgccgcactgatcagcagtgtatctgttatctctgctccatggatgaacataaaggccATGACAacgtctcagctgcagcagaaaggaccgAGAAGCAGGAAGAGCTCGGGCTGAGTcagcaaaaaatccagcagagaatccaggacacagagaaagacgtgaaggtgcttcagcaggaggtggaggccatcaatcgctctgctgataaagcagtggaggacagtgagaagatcttcactgagctgatccGTCTGgttgagaaaagaaggtctgatgtaaagcagcagatcagatcccagcaggaagaggaagtgagtcgggctgaagaagttcaggagaagctgaagcaggagatcgctgagctgaggaggaaagacactgagctggagcagctctcacacacacaggatcacatccattttctacagaattacccctcgctctcatgtctcagtgaatctacacactcacccagcGCCAACATCCGTtctctgagctactttgaggatgtgactgcagctgtgtcagagctgagagacaaactacaggagcttcttagtgaggaatggtccaagatctcactgacagtgactggagtggatgttctactgccacaaccagagcccaagaccagagctgagttcttacaatattcatgtcacatcacactggatccaaacacagcacacacatggctgtcattatctgaggagaacagaaaagcaacattaatggcagaaaaacagtcatatcccagtcacccagacagatttactgaATGGAAGcaggtcctgagcagagagagtctgactggacgttgttactgggaggtgaagCAGAAGCAGACAGTTTTTGTAGCagtctcatatcaggatatcagcagaacaggggGCGGGGTTGAATGTGGATTTGGATACAATGACAAATCTTGGTCATTGATTTGTTACAACATGAACTTTTACTTCAGACACAACAATATCGAAACTAAAATcccgctccctgtgtcctccagagtgggagtgtacctggatcacagagcaggtattctgtccttctacagcgtctctgaaaccatgactctcctccacagagtccagaccacgttcactcagcctctccatgctggacttGGGCTTTACGATAACGGACccactgcagagttttgtgagctcaagtag
- the LOC115361959 gene encoding tripartite motif-containing protein 16-like, whose amino-acid sequence MAQRGIQPDSAKFCCSICLDLLKDPVTIPCGHSYCMSCIKDCWDGEEHKENYSCLQCRQTFTQRPVLVKNTIIVELLEEIKKMGLQAAPPDLCYAGPGDVACDFCSGRKLKALKSCLVCLASYCEQHLQPHYNAAPFKKHKLVEATVKLQENICSRHDEVMKIFCRTDQQCICYLCSMDEHKGHHTVSAAAERTERQEELGLSRQKIQQRIQDTEKDVKVLQQEVEAISRSADKAVEDSEEIFTELIHLVEKRRSDVKQQIRSQQEEEVSRAEEVQEKLKQEIAELRRKDTELEQLSHTQDHIHFLQNYPSLSCLSESTHSPSANIRPLSYFEGVTAAVSELRDKLQELLSEEWSKISLTETGVDVLLSQPKPKTRGEFLQYSCHITPDPNTANTQLSLSEWNREVKFMAEKQSYPSHPDRFTDWSQVLSRENLTGRCYWEVVWRGRVFIAVSYQDISRTGDWTACGFGHNDKSWSLDCYNNNCDFRHNNIITKIPLPVSSRVGVYLDHRAGILSFYSVSETMTLLHRVQTTFTQPLHAGLGIYGIGASAVC is encoded by the coding sequence atggctcagcgaggaattcagccggactcggcaaagttttgctgttccatctgtctggatctgctgaaggatccggtgactattccctgtggacacagctactgcatgagctgtattaaagactgctgggatggagaggagcacaaggaaaACTACAGCTGcctgcagtgcagacaaaccttcacacagaggcctgtcctggtgaaaaacaccatAATTGTAGAGTTACTGGAGGAAATTAAGAAgatgggactccaagctgctcctcctgatctctgctatgctggacctggagatgtggcctgtgatttctgctctgggaggaaattgaaagccctcaagtcctgtctggtgtgtctggcctcttactgtgagcagcacctccagcctcactacaaTGCAGCTCCATttaagaaacacaagctggtggaagccaccgtgaagcttcaggagaacatctgctctcgtcacgatgaggtgatgaagattttctgccgcactgatcagcagtgtatctgttatctctgctccatggatgaacataaaggccaccacacagtctcagctgcagcagaaaggaccgagaggcaggaagagctcgggctgagtcggcaaaaaatccagcagagaatccaggacacagagaaagacgtgaaggtgcttcagcaggaggtggaggccatcagtcgctctgctgataaagcagtggaggacagtgaggagatcttcactgagctgatccATTTGgttgagaaaagaaggtctgatgtgaagcagcagatcagatcccagcaggaagaggaagtgagtcgggctgaagaagttcaggagaagctgaagcaggagatcgctgagctgaggaggaaagacactgagctggagcagctctcacacacacaggatcacatccattttctacagaattacccctcgctctcatgtctcagtgaatctacgCACTCACCCAGCGccaacatccgtcctctgagctactttgagggtgtgactgcagctgtgtcagagctgagagacaaactacaggagcttcttagtgaggaatggtccaagatctcactgacagaGACTGGAGTGGATGTTCTACTGTCACAACCAAAGCCCAAGACCAGAGGTGaattcttacaatattcatgtcacatcacaccggatccaaacacagcaaacacacagctttcATTATCTGAGTGGAACAGAGAAGTAAAATTTATGGCAGAAAAAcagtcatatcccagtcacccagacagatttactgaTTGGTCTcaggtcctgagcagagagaatctgactggacgttgttactgggaggtggtTTGGAGGGGGAGAGTTTTTATAGCagtctcatatcaggatatcagcagaacaggggACTGGACTGCATGTGGATTTGGACACAATGACAAATCTTGGTCATTGGATTGTTACAACAATAACTGTGACTTCAGACACAACAATATCATAACTAAAATcccgctccctgtgtcctccagagtgggagtgtacctggatcacagagcaggtattctgtccttctacagcgtctctgaaaccatgactctcctccacagagtccagaccacgttcactcagcctctccatgctggacttGGGATTTACGGTATCGGAGCCTCTGCAGTTTGTTAA
- the LOC115361958 gene encoding tripartite motif-containing protein 16-like isoform X2, producing MKGIPDSAKFCCSICLDLLKDPVTIPCGHSYCMNCIKDSWDGEEHKEIYSCPQCRQTFTPRPVLVKNTMLADIVEEMKKMGLQAAPPDLCYAGPGDVACDFCSGRKLKALKSCLVCLASYCEQHLQPHYDIAPLKKHKLVEATVKLQENICSCHDEVMKIFCRTDQQCICYLCSMDEHKGHDNVSAAAERTEKQEELGLSQQKIQQRIQDTEKDVKVLQQEVEAINRSADKAVEDSEKIFTELIRLVEKRRSDVKQQIRSQQEEEVSRAEEVQEKLKQEIAELRRKDTELEQLSHTQDHIHFLQNYPSLSCLSESTHSPSANIRSLSYFEDVTAAVSELRDKLQELLSEEWSKISLTVTGVDVLLPQPEPKTRAEFLQYSCHITLDPNTAHTWLSLSEENRKATLMAEKQSYPSHPDRFTEWKQVLSRESLTGRCYWEVKQKQTVFVAVSYQDISRTGGGVECGFGYNDKSWSLICYNMNFYFRHNNIETKIPLPVSSRVGVYLDHRAGILSFYSVSETMTLLHRVQTTFTQPLHAGLGLYDNGPTAEFCELK from the exons ATGAAGGGTATT ccggactctgcaaagttttgctgttccatctgtctggacctgctgaaggatccggtgactattccctgtggacacagctactgcatgaacTGTATTAAAGACtcctgggatggagaggagcacaaggaaatctacagctgcccgcagtgcagacaaaccttcacaccgaggcctgtcctggtgaaaaacaccatgttagcagacatagtggaggaaatgaagaagatgggactccaagctgctcctcctgatctctgctatgctggacctggagatgtggcctgtgatttcTGCTCAGGGAGGAAAttgaaagccctcaagtcctgtctggtgtgtctggcctcttactgtgagcagcacctccagcctcactacgATATCGctccattaaagaaacacaagctggtggaagccactgtgaagcttcaggagaacatctgctcttgtcacgatgaggtgatgaagattttctgccgcactgatcagcagtgtatctgttatctctgctccatggatgaacataaaggccATGACAacgtctcagctgcagcagaaaggaccgAGAAGCAGGAAGAGCTCGGGCTGAGTcagcaaaaaatccagcagagaatccaggacacagagaaagacgtgaaggtgcttcagcaggaggtggaggccatcaatcgctctgctgataaagcagtggaggacagtgagaagatcttcactgagctgatccGTCTGgttgagaaaagaaggtctgatgtaaagcagcagatcagatcccagcaggaagaggaagtgagtcgggctgaagaagttcaggagaagctgaagcaggagatcgctgagctgaggaggaaagacactgagctggagcagctctcacacacacaggatcacatccattttctacagaattacccctcgctctcatgtctcagtgaatctacacactcacccagcGCCAACATCCGTtctctgagctactttgaggatgtgactgcagctgtgtcagagctgagagacaaactacaggagcttcttagtgaggaatggtccaagatctcactgacagtgactggagtggatgttctactgccacaaccagagcccaagaccagagctgagttcttacaatattcatgtcacatcacactggatccaaacacagcacacacatggctgtcattatctgaggagaacagaaaagcaacattaatggcagaaaaacagtcatatcccagtcacccagacagatttactgaATGGAAGcaggtcctgagcagagagagtctgactggacgttgttactgggaggtgaagCAGAAGCAGACAGTTTTTGTAGCagtctcatatcaggatatcagcagaacaggggGCGGGGTTGAATGTGGATTTGGATACAATGACAAATCTTGGTCATTGATTTGTTACAACATGAACTTTTACTTCAGACACAACAATATCGAAACTAAAATcccgctccctgtgtcctccagagtgggagtgtacctggatcacagagcaggtattctgtccttctacagcgtctctgaaaccatgactctcctccacagagtccagaccacgttcactcagcctctccatgctggacttGGGCTTTACGATAACGGACccactgcagagttttgtgagctcaagtag